Proteins encoded within one genomic window of Setaria italica strain Yugu1 chromosome IV, Setaria_italica_v2.0, whole genome shotgun sequence:
- the LOC101784034 gene encoding auxin response factor 18 has product MITFVDSAAMERERESDKCMDPQLWHACAGGMVQMPAVHSKVYYFPQGHAEHAQGPVELPAGQVPALVLCRVAAVRFMADPDTDEVFAKIRLAPVRPNESGYAADAEDAIGAAAGGQEDKPASFAKTLTQSDANNGGGFSVPRYCAETIFPRLDYSADPPVQTVLAKDVHGVVWKFRHIYRGTPRRHLLTTGWSTFVNQKKLVAGDSIVFMRTENGDLCVGIRRAKKGGIGGPEFLHQPPPPGGNYGGFSMFLRGDEDGNKMMATRGKVRVRVRPEEVVEASKLAVSGQPFEVVYYPRASTPEFCVKAGAVRAAMRTQWCAGMRFKMAFETEDSSRISWFMGTVSAVQVADPIRWPNSPWRLLQVAWDEPDLLQNVKRVSPWLVELVSNMPAIHLSPFSPPRKKLCVPLYPELPLEGQFPTPMFHGSPLGRGVGPMCYFPDGTPAGIQGARHAQFGISLSDLHLNKLQSSLSPHGLHHLDHGMQPRIAAGLIIGHPAARDDISCLLTIGTPQNKKSDVKKAPPQLMLFGKPILTEQQISLGTGGGFPLSTPKRSPSDDNAEKTVSNSDISSPGSNQDGTSSGGAPSCQDNKVLDLGLETGHCKVFMQSEDVGRTLDLSDVGSYEELYQRLADMFGIEKAELMSHVFYRDASGALKHTGDKPFSEFTKTTRRLTILTDTASSDSLAR; this is encoded by the exons ATGATTACTTTCGTGGACTCGGCGGCCatggagcgggagcgggagagCGACAAGTGCATGGACCCGCAGCTGTGGcacgcctgcgccggcggcaTGGTCCAGATGCCGGCGGTGCACTCCAAGGTGTACTACTTCCCGCAGGGCCACGCGGAGCACGCGCAGGGCCCCGTCGAGCTCCCCGCCGGCCAGGTCCCGGCCCTCGTCCTCTGCCGCGTCGCTGCCGTCCGCTTCATGGCCGATCCGGACACCGACGAGGTCTTCGCCAAGATCCGCCTCGCCCCCGTCCGGCCCAACGAGTCCGGATACGCTGCCGACGCCGAAGACGCCAttggcgccgccgcgggcgggcAGGAGGACAAGCCCGCGTCCTTCGCCAAGACGCTCACGCAGTCCGACGCCAACAACGGCGGGGGTTTCTCCGTGCCGCGCTACTGCGCCGAGACCATCTTCCCGCGGCTGGACTACTCGGCCGATCCCCCCGTCCAGACCGTGCTCGCCAAGGACGTGCACGGCGTGGTCTGGAAGTTCCGGCACATCTACCGCGGCAcgcctcgccgccacctcctcaccaccgGGTGGAGCACCTTCGTGAACCAGAAGAAGCTCGTCGCCGGGGACTCGATCGTGTTCATGAGGACGGAGAACGGGGACCTCTGCGTCGGCATCCGGCGCGCCAAGAAAGGCGGCATCGGAGGGCCGGAGTTCTTGCATcagccgcctccgccgggcGGCAATTACGGGGGATTCTCCATGTTCTTGAGAGGAGACGAGGACGGCAACAAGATGATGGCCACGAGGGGAAAGGTCAGAGTGCGGGTGCGGCCGGAGGAGGTCGTCGAGGCATCTAAACTCGCCGTGAGTGGCCAACCCTTTGAGGTGGTTTACTACCCGAGGGCGAGCACGCCGGAGTTCTGCGTGAAGGCGGGGGCTGTCCGAGCGGCGATGCGCACCCAGTGGTGCGCCGGCATGAGGTTCAAGATGGCCTTTGAGACGGAGGACTCGTCCAGGATCAGCTGGTTCATGGGCACGGTCTCGGCCGTGCAGGTGGCTGACCCCATCAGATGGCCCAACTCACCTTGGAGGCTTCTTCAG GTCGCTTGGGATGAACCGGACTTGTTACAGAACGTGAAGAGGGTGAGCCCATGGCTGGTTGAGCTTGTCTCGAACATGCCAGCCATTCATCTTTCTCCTTTCTCGCCACCTCGGAAGAAGCTGTGCGTTCCATTGTACCCAGAGCTTCCGCTTGAGGGCCAGTTTCCGACACCGATGTTCCATGGGAGCCCTCTTGGCCGTGGGGTTGGTCCTATGTGCTATTTCCCGGATGGCACTCCTGCAGGCATACAGGGAGCCAGGCATGCTCAATTTGGTATATCTTTATCAGATCTCCACCTTAACAAACTGCAGTCGAGTCTGTCACCTCACGGGCTTCACCATCTCGATCACGGCATGCAGCCGAGGATCGCAGCTGGGCTTATCATCGGCCATCCGGCAGCTCGAGATGATATCTCGTGCTTGCTGACCATTGGCACCCCACAGAACAAGAAATCAGATGTCAAGAAGGCGCCGCCGCAATTGATGCTATTCGGGAAGCCAATACTCACTGAGCAGCAGATATCATTAGGTACTGGTGGGGGCTTCCCGCTGTCAACTCCTAAAAGGAGCCCTTCTGATGACAATGCCGAAAAGACAGTGAGCAACTCCGATATTTCAAGCCCCGGAAGCAATCAAGATGGCACGTCCAGTGGAGGAGCCCCATCGTGCCAAGATAACAAGGTACTTGATCTCGGGTTGGAAACCGGGCACTGCAAGGTATTCATGCAGTCAGAGGATGTTGGGCGCACACTTGACCTCTCTGATGTTGGGTCATATGAGGAGCTATATCAGAGGCTTGCTGACATGTTTGGTATTGAGAAAGCTGAGTTGATGAGTCATGTTTTCTACCGTGATGCATCTGGGGCACTGAAACACACTGGAGATAAGCCTTTCAG